In a single window of the Zea mays cultivar B73 chromosome 5, Zm-B73-REFERENCE-NAM-5.0, whole genome shotgun sequence genome:
- the LOC100383100 gene encoding putative O-glycosyl hydrolase family 17 protein precursor, whose amino-acid sequence MAPPRWKSGDGRRRLLLLLCCCLLAFPCHAQVLTNNNISHRSDQGGIHSFVGTYGINYGRIADNLPPPEVVVRLLKLARIRNVKIYDAEHKVLDAFRGTGLNLVVAIPNEFLKDMAANPAKAMDWLTENVQPYYPSTRIVGITVGNEVLGGQDAGLAQALVGAVLNVHDALKMLRLDAKIELSTPHSEAVFANSYPPSACVFRNDLMVYLRPLLDFFSKTGAPFYVNAYPFLAYMSDPSHIDINYALFKPNAGIVDPKTGLHYNNMFDAQVDAAYFALEAAGYSGMEVRVAETGWASAGDATEAGANMENAITYDRNLRKRLFLRKGTPYRPDRVAKAYIFALFNEDLKPGPTSERHYGLFKPDGSVSINIGLKGLLPSSAPPRPLVAFKRAGAWGWILQYSAALLPCTLFSLALLGI is encoded by the exons ATGGCGCCGCCGCGGTGGAAGTCCGGCGACGGGCGCCGCCGGCTCctgctgctcctgtgctgctgccTCCTCGCCTTCCCCTGCCACGCTCAAGTACTCACCAACAACAATATCTCCCACCGGTCCGATCAAG GCGGCATCCACTCGTTTGTGGGCACGTACGGCATCAACTACGGCCGCATCGCCGACAACCTGCCGCCGCCGGAGGTGGTGGTGCGGCTGCTGAAGCTGGCCCGGATCCGCAACGTGAAGATCTACGACGCCGAGCACAAGGTGCTGGACGCGTTCCGTGGCACCGGGCTGAACCTCGTGGTGGCCATCCCCAACGAGTTCCTCAAGGACATGGCCGCCAACCCGGCCAAGGCCATGGACTGGCTGACCGAGAACGTGCAGCCGTACTACCCGTCCACGCGCATCGTCGGCATCACCGTGGGCAACGAGGTGCTGGGCGGGCAGGACGCGGGGCTCGCCCAGGCGCTCGTCGGCGCCGTGCTCAACGTGCACGACGCGCTCAAGATGCTCCGGCTGGACGCCAAGATCGAGCTCTCCACGCCTCACTCGGAGGCCGTCTTCGCCAACTCCTACCCTCCCTCCGCCTGCGTCTTCCGCAACGACCTCATGGTGTACCTCCGCCCGCTTCTCGACTTCTTCTCCAAGACCGGCGCGCCCTTCTACGTGAACGCCTACCCGTTCCTCGCCTACATGAGCGACCCGTCGCACATCGACATCAACTACGCGCTGTTCAAGCCAAACGCCGGCATCGTGGACCCCAAGACCGGCCTGCACTACAACAACATGTTCGACGCGCAGGTCGACGCCGCCTACTTCGCGCTCGAGGCCGCGGGCTACTCGGGCATGGAGGTGCGCGTGGCGGAGACCGGCTGGGCGTCCGCCGGTGACGCCACGGAGGCCGGCGCCAACATGGAGAACGCCATCACGTATGACCGAAACCTTCGGAAGCGGCTGTTCCTGCGCAAGGGGACGCCCTACAGGCCCGACCGGGTGGCCAAGGCCTACATCTTCGCGCTCTTCAACGAGGACCTCAAGCCGGGACCCACCTCCGAGCGACACTACGGCCTCTTCAAGCCCGACGGCAGCGTCTCCATTAACATCGGTCTCAAGGGGCTTCTGCCGTCATCGGCACCGCCGCGTCCTCTCGTGGCCTTCAAG AGAGCCGGAGCGTGGGGCTGGATTCTACAATACTCGGCTGCGCTTCTTCCGTGTACATTGTTTTCTCTAGCATTGTTAGGGATATGA